The stretch of DNA GCAGATCTAGGGCAAAGAAGTTAAGTATCTCAACAAAATGTTATGATCAGCAAAAATGGCTCATTTCATTATTGAATTCAAATGAAAGTAAAACATCTGATAAAAGATTCTGAAACTTTCTCTTGCCTTTGATGAGTAATTTTCTGCTCTCCACTGTGGGTGAACTTGACAACATTTGTCTGACACGGTGGTGAATCTTGTCTGACTGGTCTCCTTGATTTAACTGTTCATCTAAGTGATCCAGATGTTGCAGCTGTGTCTTATCCCGGCTGAACCTTGAATTCTTCGCCCTTTCCTAAAGTAATCGGTTAAAAGCACACTAGGTCAGACTTTAGTGACTGTTTGATTCCCCATAAAACAAAGTGTGACGAACCTTAACCTCATCTCGCCGCGGGCTGTCATCGCTGTCGAGGTGACTGCTATACAGAGCATAGCTGTAGATGCCTGATGAAGAATCAGTGGGGGGATTAGCTGCAAAATCACCCTGCTCAAGTGACAAGGCGACTCCTGTATGGCTGGAGGACACCGCAGTGCCAAACATGCCTAAGAAGCACGAGAGGGATATTTGTAGACAACTTTAATGGAGAAGCAGACACCACTGGCTGAACTGCTACATAAATCATTAATTAAGGTCTACTTAATTTTTTAACAGTTTAGCTGTGGTCATGATgtcaaaaatgtgtttgtgctcaCTTACTAGAATGATGACCAGAATGctacagtgctgtgtgtcttaAAGTTTAACTCTAAAATGACTAAAAAGTATTGTCTCAATATATATTGTCTTTAAGTCTAATTCTAGTAATCAAATGATGACCTATAGCTGTTGCAGATGTAAAGAGACTGACCTCTTCCAATCACcccttcaggcatgtctgtccCAGGTGAATTCCTACTGCTGCTGTGACTCTGGGATCCTAATGACAAAGAGAGGAATAGTGATTTATTTGGCAATATGACACAGTATATCCAGGAAAAAAGCAATGTTCAGTTTGACAGTGGTGGCTGACCTTTTGCAGGCTTAAGAGGTCTGACTGATTCATGGACAGCTGGTCTGACCAGCGTAGGGGAAGGTTCCATTGTCTCTTCCTCAGTTTTGAGTATTCCATTGGAGTAAGTGACTCTCTGCCCAACAACACCCACCTCAGGTGACAGTTCATTTTTCTGAGACAAAACTTGTGAGGGAAAAAACACCAAACAATGTAAAGAAGAGATGGGACAGTGCAACAGAGAGAGCAAAACCATTTCCATTTCATTTTGTACCTTGAAGGCTGCTGAACTCCATGGACACAAAAGACCTCAGTTTCGCAGAAGGCACTCTTGCAATGCGAGGCTTCATTTCAGTGGAGGCAGAGTTTCCTGGACTGCTGACAGATGTGACAGATGAGAAATTATACTGGCAAACACCCTAGCAGTGTTCAACACATTATCATACAACACCTGATGGGTACACAACACCATGGTACCACAACTCAGTCCAGTAAACAGGTCTGTGACACTTGCTCAGGTAAAGAAGAGGCATCTGAGCAGCCTGACGTCCCAAGATCTTGCCCAAGGACAAACAACAATGACTTAgagaggagttgggatcgaaccaccaaccttccggttattggacaaccctgctataccactgagccactgctgcaatTTATCACAAATTGATAAATAAAATTTGTTAATAATTCTTAAGTGTCACTACTTTTACCTGGTCCTTGTGCCATTGAAGCTGGAGTTGGCGACTGAGCTTAGACTGGAAAGTCCACTCTCGCTGGCTGAGCTGGTAAGCACCGGAGAGGTGTGTGAAGGTGAGGCCACACCAAGGTCCACCCGCACAGCTGAGTCTGGACTGCTAAGGCTTGCTTTGGCCCTCTTCTTGGCAGCGCTATTGCGTAACGACCGCAGGGAGTTCAGCATCTGTAGCAGGATGCAAATTAGCATGACACGAGTACAGCAACACCCTCGACTCCCAGATACGGCCCTAAGTCTGTATTTTGTCAAAAACAGGCAGTTTTTCTGACCTCCTGCATATCCAGAGGATCATACTCTAGAAGTTCTTGGGTTGCATTGATGCTATTAGAGTCCAGGTCAAGGTTCTTTTCAAGCGGTTGATTCTGAGGACTTCCCGGGGTATTGGAATAGTCCTGCTCTCCAGGATGGACTACTGGTGAGATAATAAGGGTTGCCCTAGTGTTGCTCAGAGCCCGTCGGAATGATGAAGTGGAAGAACTTTCAAGGGAGGCACAAAGAGGTCTGGGAGAGCGTCTGCTAGAGACATCTCCTAGGTTAAGAAAGAAATTCAAAATAGAGGTcatcacattttaatatttcaacATGAGgaccaacttttttttttactaaattaCCCTTTGCtgtgcctgctgtgtctctccatGGGCTTGGTTCCCGCTGTAGAGGACTGTTCTCTCTTTTGTTGGGCCAGGTGTTAGACATGGAGAGAGCTGAATCTGCATGATGGCGGGACAGGTTTGGTGTAAGTGTGCCCACTGGGAGCGTAGCCAGCGGGTAGGAGGGAAGAAGGAAGGAACCGGATGTGGTAGGATTTGAGGGAAGGGAAAATGTTCGCTCAACACTGGGGTTCCTTGAGAGCATACGTCCTTTGGGTGCCACTGTGAAATATTGCATTCACAcatcagactcataaaaaactGGGTGTAAATAAGTCAACAGGGTGTGGATATGGATCATGGCTTGTTAAACGCTAAATAAAGCTTTAAGTGTGGTTCATGATCATACaatatattaataaaatattgaaaataGTGACTTCTTACCACCATCTGGGCTTGAGAAGTTAGTGGTTTTAAAGATATCAGGGTCTAAGTTGAGGCTTCCACTTCTTCTGAGATGTGCAGGAGACTCTCGCCTTCTTGAGGACTGGGGCTTCTGTGGCTCTGCAGAGCCTAGATTGAGAAAGATTTGAGGTGATTATTACAACCTCTGTGTAAACTTATCTCTTTAATGCATGGTTTTAATGTGTTAGCTTGCTCCAGGCCTTTGCTCCTAAACAGTCTTTATGCTCATGCGTAAATTTGAAGTTAATACTGCTGACAAACTTTTACAGCAGAGTCTCAAATCCAGTCTAGCTTGTGAGCAGAGCACAGACGGGTATATAGAGCAggtcaaacacagctgctgctatAAGAATGGAACATTTACACTGCAATGTTACACAAATGAGGGACATTTTTTAAAGCACACACTTGACTTTGTAAGGTATAAAAGGACACTGTACTGAAATATTCTAGGCACACCTCCAACACTTGTAATCTTCATTTGAGGATTACCAGAAGCATGTGTCTAGATTACATAAGATGTAGTAGCACAGCAGCATTGGAGTCTAATCCCTCTGTAAGCAGCCAGAATCAACAGCCAACAGTTGAATTTTATCAAGGTGATAAAATTCAAATGTAATAAAAGGCAAAAATGCATTTCCTATTAGAAACTACTGATAAAAATTCTAGCTCATTACATTGCACcattgtgttctgttctgtttactGCCTGTGTCCAACCACAAGGGTAGTCAGAAGGTAAGCAGCTGGCAGGCCATCTTTAACTTGACAGCACTGACAACCTGCTATAAATACATCACACTCTATTACAGATTCAGCAGCAGTAACACTGCATACTTAACAGTTCTCCCTTCAGGTTTCATGGTGAAAAGTGTTAAATGAACAGGGTAACAGCTGTTTCATGGAGAACTTACACAGTCTCTGAACGTGAACAAGAGCAACAGTACCCACTAAGATGTAAAGACACATTGCTGTGATTATCTTTGTCCAGTCTTTTGCAAGGCAGGTGTAACACTTGTGTGCCAAGCAGCTTGTAATCATGCTCATCACAGGGCTTTCGGTGACATGTGGAACGGTGACTCCTTTGACTCAGCATGCTAATCCAATTTAAAGCTGCTCTAAATTAAGTGAAGCTGAACTTGACTATGACAACCAGTCAGCTGCAACTGTCACCTCATATGGAATCAATGTGAGTGCAATGTTGGGAGAGCGGAGACTTGGCACTTACTGAAACTGGGTATGTAGGTTTCCGGTTTCCTGGACAGAGAAAGGAAATCCTCACTTGCCACCTATGAATGGgaagaaaatacattttgttttagcACCAACAATGAAGGATGAAGTTCAAACAACTAATGTAAATCAATCCTTAAACATAACAAGGGCTTCAGTGTAATTCCATCCACTAGCCTGAACAATGAGACAGATATTCAGCTCAAACGAGAGACATGGCCCTTTGGGTgcatcttctgctgctgtatacATACTCGATGGTACAGTGTTTTACCATTAAGGCCCAATGCAtagaaatcattttttttttttgattagtGCATGCATCTCAGTGTTTGAGCTGTGAGTGTGGTTGAAGACACTCCCTCCACTAACAATCTGATGAACACCCATTACAGAGCACTTAGTGTGATTGCAATCAAAAGTGAAGCTGTAAATAAGCCATGTTTTTCAAGCATAACCCAGTGGTATTACCAATTATGTTTCACGCCCCCTTCCGTATGTGTGCTATGTGGTAATGGGGTTGCTGGGAAACAGACACTGCTGTAAACAAAAGGTTTGTCCAAATGGGGCCTCTTAGCTGGATAATTGTCCCCAGAACAAACTATGGTCAATTAAAAATAAGccaataaatataataaataaataaataaatattattggAATAAATCTGTCAGTGGCTAATCCTTAacattagggttgggcgatattggcaaaaaaaaaataaaatcacgattaattgtggcatttagcgattattttgacgattaattgatgacaattgcacttacatgtttttgactctaaatcgccacattgttctaaaatgataccgacaaatcatcagtcaagttaactacttcattctaacaggttaagctggtaagtagtgatgagtcaccaaccagccatgtgtgtgcagtgtgcatctgttatcaataaatatttcaaactgcttcaaaataataatgaagcaaacatttaaagtaactttgtccttcaaatgttcttatcttaaggtcacagaggagtgcatatcaacattaaaattaaacaggacaaataagttcagaaaaaagttacatcagtgattatttcaagttaaaaaatgtgtctgtgcaaattaacctgtaactggaatatgtcacagactagtgcatgttttcactcatactgtagcacagcagcagaaaaaaacattacaaaccagacaattccacatttaaatgtacagtatgtctgtgcaaatcaacctgcatcactttcttccagcgcttagtttggtcgtaagcagcacaatgactaaacgtatcgtggattctcggctgagatgaattctttccaatatctgctggaggagacttcgctgttgtaatgttttcctatcttgctgtggagtccatgATTAAAGATCGGGAGTTTATTCTTTTAATATGAGCATGCACGGTACTTCTTCTACATGTATTGTGTTGATTGGTTGACTGTCAAGACTTGATCTTAAAATAGCGGATCCTCGTTACTGCAATGACAGGGTCACTGTGCAGGAATATGAATCATCTACTATATTTCTTCCCGTGTCAGTAATCCTTGAGAGTTCTTAAACTCTATGTATCTATTCCTCTCTCTTCATCCAGCAGTTTATAAAGCCAAATATTTAATTCTAGTGTTGAAGTACAGATACAATTACTTtctaaaaaaatgattattaagCAGGAATGTAAGGATGCACTGATGAGAGCCATATGCACAAGCAGATGTGCAAGTCAACACCCTCCCTCATATTGCACCATGAGATATAGTACAACTATATTTAGGTTCTCTCCTTAAGTGTCTATGCAAAAAAGTAACACTTAACACTTTTGGGTGTGATTCATCTTGTTCAACAATTCTGACAAGAGAGACATTGCCAAGACAATGAGAGGTAGCAGTGAATTCATTACCTGATTGATCAGCATTTAATTATATATTTGATTATTGgattttaattatatatttgattattatattaataaataaatgttgttaACGCCACATATGGGATTTCTGGCAGATTTCCAATACCGTTATCAGCATTGATTCGACTATAAAATGGGAAAAAGGGCTTAAATGTATATATAACTGCATAACTGTTGTTATACAAATGTTCCTTGTAATTACAGCACTTGTTGACTGATTGGGGACAAATCAACATGACTATCTGGCAGCCTGGATTAAGTGATTGAAAACTccttagaaaaaaaatcccctccTAAATCAATAGTTGCTTTAATGATggctaaaagagaaaaaaactcacCTATAATTTACATGATTTATAATATACTAATACATTCATCTAAGTTGTCTATTTAGACAGGGAATCACACAGTGCTAAAAAACTGAAAGCAATCTAGACGCCCTAATGGTCATTAAAGGTTACAGTAAGTCAGCAGTAATGATGGGCCCCACCTGTTCAGAGCACTTTCCATTTGGTGTACTGCACTGCTGCTGGTCATTCTCCTTGGATGAGAAGGTTGACATCTCCCAGGGTAGCTTAGCTTTACCTGCACTGACAATCCTCCTTTGAAGTGGAAGGTCATCAGTGAGGGAACCTGAGCTGCCATAGCCATACAAACGGTCACTGTCGGGTTCGGTTCCGTTACTCCTGGCACTGCTTATCCGCCCTCCATTCATCACCCAGTCCAGATCTGCTCCAGATCCATACTGTTGAGAGCTCCGCAGTCCTGGTTTGGGAACGGCCAAGCCATACTCCACTACACCCTCCGAGGTCACTTTAGGAAGGACGTGCCTTGCTCGTCTTGCCTGTACAGCTGCCATCAGGCCCTCTGCATCCTCACTGAGCTCAACCATATCCACAGCTTTCATTAGAGGCTGCTTCTTCCCTGTGTCGAGGCAATGGtcaaaaacagcaaacagctcAAGGGCAGCGTGGCGGACCTTCCTTTTGCTATCTGCCAGGTATGGTGCAACCTCAAAACAGAGCTTGGGGATGTTGAAATCTTTCCTGGGATGAGTGAGCATAGCTGCCATGATGACATTAAGGACATCTTCCCGAACCCTAGAGTTTTTGTGTTTCAAATTGCCGATTATAAGGTCTAATACTTGTTGCGGTGCAACAGTCTTCATCAGCTCTCGAAACACATTCAGGTATTCATTCCTGGTGACAGTGCAAGTGTCTCCAAGGGCCTTGAGGACAACCAAGACTATATGTTTAAAATATCTGTCTACACCTGTGTCAAGCTTCTCAATGAGCAAGTTTAAAACTTGTAAGGTACCACACAACACCTTAAAATTACTGTCATCCAGAAGTCGGGGAAGAAAATTGATAAACTCCTCAATACTAGCAGATGGGACTGACTTAATGTCCACATCTGTGAGGAAGTGTTTGAGCTCTTCTACCCCATTTGTGCGATTTTGGTAATTTTTTAGGTCCAGAAGTTTCTCGTGCAACTCCTGGGTGATCAATCCTGGTATCATTATTGATGGTCTTATTGATGTGGTCACACTTGAGAATCTAGGGAAGCAAAGACAATCCTGAGGGGACGATGATGTTCCTCCTCTTTACTTCGTACTGTCATCCTGAGCGTTTGGTAATGGAAACACGTCAGACTGTggatataaaatataaacatttaacaGTCTGAAGTGTCTGTTAATAATGTACAGGAAAAAAGCAACAGACGAGTATACGGTTTAAGTGTCTCATTGCTTCTTAACACCGTGATCGATCACCGTGATAAGGTAGATTAAGAGGGACAAACACAACCACTTGTGGCTCACAGCAACGCTAGTTACGAGCGAAAGGGGGAGAGATAGCATTCACTGTGGTATGGTTGTCTCGAATAGAGCGTTAGCCAGTTTTTTCTACTAAGTAATACCTTCAATGGGCTTACAATCAATCCTTGACTACACGTTACCATTAAGCAGCATAATTAGTTAGCGGGCAGCTACATGGAATTTAGGCTAACTGTACCATTGCTAGACGATGCTAAGCTAACTTCGCTATTTTTCCCGTAGTAGGTGCTGGCTGACTGGGTTAGCAAAGTTAGAGAAACAGCATGAAAACAGACCTTGCATTTTCGCTGGGCTTCTCCGGTAACGTGGACGTAAATAAAATTACGTCGTCCAAATTTCCATGTCATGCTGCGGCAGCTATGTTTCTCTAAGTACAGACATTTCCCAAGTTGTTGATTTAGCTGGCGTCTGGAGTGTTGAATGTTTGGAAGCTACAGAGGTATTCACCTCAGGAggagctcaacacacacacatactcacacacacacacacaccgaggcaGCAAAATGGCGAATACATGTCGCAAAACAGAGCGCTTCCATGGTGACGCGAGTTCCAGGCTCCTCCAGGCGGCATCATCGTGACAGAGGACGTCGATGGAATGAAAAGTGAATGAAACACAGTGCAGACATTCAAATAAAACCTGAAACTAAACTACACGATATACTGTCAGTGTTCAGGCTGTGCATTATTACACATGGAAATGAAATATGTAgggaaaatgtaaatgttttaagGGGTTGAAACATTTTAAGTGCACGAATTTCGtttcttttgtaaaataaaaatgctatTATAAACTTAAGGTTGTATTGCTCTATTTTTATACATTcctaatgtttttatttagatgtTGTGCTTCTTGCTTTAACACGTGACAGCAGTATTTACCttacattattttaaatgtctGGTGAAGAGCTAATTTACCGAGAATgtatacattattattattattattattattattattattattattattattattattattacctctTTATTTACCTTCAACATTACATTTCTGACAAATAAACGTATCATTTTTAACGCTTAGTATGAACATAAGAATTACCACGAACTTTCAGACCATCAAACTGTTTGCCTTGTTTGTTTATATCTATCTTCAGTTTCAATAATTCAATAATTACTACTATGCATGTTGTTAAAGTCTTTATggtaatgttgtttttgtttcctcgTACTGGTAAAGTTAAATTCATTATTAGCATGTTCTTTCCCTGTAAACAACCGAGGATCATcgtcttattttgaaagctgCGGAAGTGTACGTTCTGTCCTGATAGGTCCGTATTAAAAGCCCTCGTCTGTAGCTTTGTGGCTAGGTTGCTTGGCAGTAGGTTGTTTTCTTGATAGCCGCCCGGGGTTCCCTTTCGTCGCCGCTGCTGAACTCCGCTACTGCACAATCGGGTATTACAGCGGCACATCAGTCGGACTAAAATTACAGGTTTGTTTTCATTAAATTGGCAGTATTAAATGTTGTCTAAAAGCTAGCTATAACGTCACGTTTTGTATCTGTCAGCCATGTTACTGTATATCAATCAATGATGCAGCTAGCCACGGGAACCGTGTTTATTTTTAGCAGCTAACCTGCTCTGACTGCATTGCAATGAAACgggatatatatatttatataccttgtgtgtttatttactgtgtCAAAAATTGTTGACAACATGATGTTGACGTTAATGTTGTGAGTGTACAAATTTGTTTCTGCAAAAGCGAAGCTGCTTGTGGGTTTACAGTGTGCTGGCTAGCGTATTAGCTGTCTGCTTATTTAAGGCTAAGCAGCAGCTAGCGAATTTTGATCTGGCCATGTCCTCCGTTCAAAAATCAAGCCAAGGCCCCAGTCAACAAAACGACACATTATTCTGGCTCGCTGTCATGACGCTTGAATACGCAACATTAATCTTAAATCAGCTGTTTCTTTGGTTTATAAATAAAACGGAGGACTTTGTAGGTATTACGTTTGGTTGACGTTAGCATTGGATTAAGAAGATCAAGCTCTTGCTTCGCAGTAGACTGTAAAGAGAAGGCGTTGCTACTGTATGACTTCAAAACATCTCTGCCTGAATGCATCATACTGCTCATGCATGTTTCCATAACGCGTGTTGTCATTGCGTAATATGGCACACAGCATGTTTAGTTCACTTTTCAGGCAAGGATTTGTGGGGACACCTACATATTTCCTGAACGTCCAGTATTTGCACTGGTTGTTAGTCTCATATTAAGAAAATATCACTGACTGATTGATTATTTATGAAATCTAAACACTGCACTATTTTGTGGACTCCTGCTCTCAGATGGACCAGCAGGACCAGTCCTATATGTTTGCAAGTCTGACACGGCCTCACtcggagcagctgctgcaagGCCTCCAGCTCTTGCGGCAGGATCATGAACTATGTGACATTGTCCTGCGTGTGGGTGATGCCAAGATCCATGCCCACAAAGTGGTGCTGGCCAGCATCAGTCCTTACTTCAAGGCCATGTTTACAGGTAACCTTTCAGAAAAGGAAACCTCTGAAGTTGAATTCCAGTGCATCGATGAGACAGCCTTACAGGTAAGCTTAGAGCCAACAGACACAAGCGTCATTGACTAATGGCTTTAACTAATTTTTATTATACTTTTACCCTTTTCTTTCAGGCTATTGTTGAATATGCCTATACTGGCACGGTGTATATCTCCCAGGAAACGGTGGAATCTCTCCTACCCGCTGCCAACTTACTCCAGGTTAAGCTAGTACTTCAGGAGTGCTGCTCCTTCTTAGAGAGCCAGCTGGATGCTGGGAATTGTATAGGCATTTCCCGCTTTGCAGAGACATATGGCTGTCATGACCTGTGCTTGGCTGCAACAAAGTTTATCTGCGAGAACTTTGAGGAAGTTTGTCAGACAGAGGAGTTTTTTGAACTGACAAGGGCTGAGCTGGATGAAATTGTGTCCAATGACTGCCTTAAGGTGGTCACAGAGGAGACTGTATTTTATGCCCTGGAATCATGGATCAAATATGATGTAACTGAGAGACAGCAGCATCTGgctcagctgctgcactgtgttcGCCTTCCACTTCTCAGCGTCAAGTTCCTCACTCGCCTATATGAAGCCAACCACCTTATACGGGATGACCACGCATGCAAGCACCTACTTAATGAGGCCCTCAAATATCATTTTATGCCAGAACATCGGCTGTCCTATCAGACTGTGTTGTCAGCACGACCAAGATGTGCCCCAAAGGTGCTTCTTGCAGTAGGAGGCAAGGCTGGACTGTTTGCCACATTAGAAAGGTAATACTGTGTTGTGGAAAACAATGATATGCACTTTCAAGCTTATTTAAccctaaaaaaatattaaacccttctctctttgtcttccagTATGGAAATGTATTTCCCTCAGACAGATTCATGGATAGGACTGGCTCCTCTCAGTGTACCCCGATATGAGTTTGGAGTGGCGGTGCTGGACCACAAGGTATTTGTGGTGGGAGGCATTGCCACACACATGAGACAGGGCATTAGCTATCGAAGACATGAGAGCACAGTGGAGAGCTGGGACCCCGAAAGCAACACATGGTCCTCCGTGGAGCGTATGGCTGAGTGTCGTAGCACACTTGGGGTGGTTGTCCTGGCTGGAGAGCTGTACGCACTGGGAGGCTATGATGGCCAGTATTATCTCCAGTCTGTGGAAAAATATGTCCCTAAATTGAAAGAGTGGCAACCTGTGGCCCCGATGACAAAGTCCCGCAGCTGCTTTGCAACAGCTGTGCTGGATGGCATGGTCTACGCCATTGGAGGCTATGGCCCAGCACATATGAACAGGTAAGAACAGTGAGGAATTATGATAATTGAAACTGTTGACATGACAGAAAGaccccccctacacacacacacacaaatattacaCGGCATCAGCAACCAAATGATGTTGCACTCCACAATTACAGCCTTTTTATAGTAGTCTTTGATGACTTTTCAATCCTTTTAGACCTCCTAACATTGCTTTCTCTCTCAAGGTCTTGTTAGTTACTTTTTAGAACTGGCAATCCAGCGAAGGATATCAAGTGTTGCTGAGAAAATGGCCAGGGGTCTGATAATGAGTGAAGAGGACTCCTAACAGGAGTGGCTGCTGATGTTTCATTGAGagactgcctgtctgtgtgctgctgtgttgtgctgAATCACTAGAGTGCAGTGTCTCTCGATGCTGGTTTCCTTGACTTCTGAAATCCCTCAGGAGAATGTGTTTGGGCAGAGAGTctttggggattttttttattcttatccCTGTGGCTTACATGTCCTTGCATactgaaacaaaacaacctGAGATTTCTAATGGTCCAACCATCTAAactaagtttttttttgtctgataaTGTATTACTAAACATATGATAATTAAAATCTGCCCTTTGATACATTTAGGAATGTGAGGTAaggaaatgtctttgtttttgttaatttgGCTGCGTCTGCTTTTCACAGTGTGGAGCGATACGACCCGAGTAAGGATGCCTGGGAAATGGTAGCCCCCATGGCAGATAAGAGGATCAACTTCGGAGTAGGGGTCATGCTTGGCTTCATATTTGTTGTGGGTGGACACAATGGAGTTTCTCACCTGTCCAGCATTGAGAGGTATGATCCACATCAGAACCAGTGGACAGCTTGCCGGCCAATGAATGAGCCCCGTACTGGTGagtttgttttatgtttcaAAATATGTGACTCTGAATaagccattttttttgtaagaatcagaattgtgtttagTGCCGTGTAAGTGAAGAGgcttcacattactaggaattttcCTTAGTGATTTAGTGCATGCATGtaataagaagcatgcatgggtTAAAATAAAGGAAACGATGTAATCTAAGCTAACGTACCGTGGTTGTGAAATCCATAAAATAAATGATcccttttttttcacttcattcATCTATAACACAATTCTCTTTCAGGTGTGGGCTCTGCCATTGTG from Parambassis ranga chromosome 22, fParRan2.1, whole genome shotgun sequence encodes:
- the togaram1 gene encoding TOG array regulator of axonemal microtubules protein 1 isoform X2, which translates into the protein MIPGLITQELHEKLLDLKNYQNRTNGVEELKHFLTDVDIKSVPSASIEEFINFLPRLLDDSNFKVLCGTLQVLNLLIEKLDTGVDRYFKHIVLVVLKALGDTCTVTRNEYLNVFRELMKTVAPQQVLDLIIGNLKHKNSRVREDVLNVIMAAMLTHPRKDFNIPKLCFEVAPYLADSKRKVRHAALELFAVFDHCLDTGKKQPLMKAVDMVELSEDAEGLMAAVQARRARHVLPKVTSEGVVEYGLAVPKPGLRSSQQYGSGADLDWVMNGGRISSARSNGTEPDSDRLYGYGSSGSLTDDLPLQRRIVSAGKAKLPWEMSTFSSKENDQQQCSTPNGKCSEQVASEDFLSLSRKPETYIPSFSSAEPQKPQSSRRRESPAHLRRSGSLNLDPDIFKTTNFSSPDGVAPKGRMLSRNPSVERTFSLPSNPTTSGSFLLPSYPLATLPVGTLTPNLSRHHADSALSMSNTWPNKRENSPLQREPSPWRDTAGTAKGDVSSRRSPRPLCASLESSSTSSFRRALSNTRATLIISPVVHPGEQDYSNTPGSPQNQPLEKNLDLDSNSINATQELLEYDPLDMQEMLNSLRSLRNSAAKKRAKASLSSPDSAVRVDLGVASPSHTSPVLTSSASESGLSSLSSVANSSFNGTRTSPGNSASTEMKPRIARVPSAKLRSFVSMEFSSLQVLSQKNELSPEVGVVGQRVTYSNGILKTEEETMEPSPTLVRPAVHESVRPLKPAKGSQSHSSSRNSPGTDMPEGVIGRGMFGTAVSSSHTGVALSLEQGDFAANPPTDSSSGIYSYALYSSHLDSDDSPRRDEVKERAKNSRFSRDKTQLQHLDHLDEQLNQGDQSDKIHHRVRQMLSSSPTVESRKLLIKDLHLNGSTLPSTKTGFVSDESPTSPVSPPGPQSPMKSSTPPHHPSPPTVPPNAKTTSRVRRAPSLSRTRPSLSHSSDELSPATVGHKKNLSEPPELRPFSKPDLALTQSFNLLNSDDWEKKIEGLMFLRSLAHYHSDTLHSRLHDVCLSLIQEVKNLRSGVSRVAVCTLGDLYTHLQRAMDQELEGTVKALLHKAGESNTFIRQDVDAALDCMVQHCNPTRSINALLVGGLGHLNAVVRKCTAQHLANLVDKVGPARLLSGGKDLTDRILPAVTKLAQDSSQEARYFGRRMLLSLSFHPDFDKILEKYIPTKDLQTVRDTVFTLRTKGLGEMPQDTQSARGRRSLPGSGTVRASSLNRETLNQTNRESNSHYSCRSQTQSVADKTEYIRQISGLLGSKDFRERIKGINQLVADCQHNPNVVINSIFPVFDALKARLQESNSKVNLCALESLQKIIHLLKDNLSQVVNILVPAIVDNHLNSKNNAIYSAAIGVINALVSNLDNTILLQPFCTKAQFLNGKAKVDLIEKVADLVTELYPRKPQVVEQKVLPLLWHILGTSSHSGTIYGRDGSIRGATANLCQALYVQMGPSLSECAASQPANVHKGLNEVLRSLS
- the togaram1 gene encoding TOG array regulator of axonemal microtubules protein 1 isoform X1, which encodes MIPGLITQELHEKLLDLKNYQNRTNGVEELKHFLTDVDIKSVPSASIEEFINFLPRLLDDSNFKVLCGTLQVLNLLIEKLDTGVDRYFKHIVLVVLKALGDTCTVTRNEYLNVFRELMKTVAPQQVLDLIIGNLKHKNSRVREDVLNVIMAAMLTHPRKDFNIPKLCFEVAPYLADSKRKVRHAALELFAVFDHCLDTGKKQPLMKAVDMVELSEDAEGLMAAVQARRARHVLPKVTSEGVVEYGLAVPKPGLRSSQQYGSGADLDWVMNGGRISSARSNGTEPDSDRLYGYGSSGSLTDDLPLQRRIVSAGKAKLPWEMSTFSSKENDQQQCSTPNGKCSEQVASEDFLSLSRKPETYIPSFSSAEPQKPQSSRRRESPAHLRRSGSLNLDPDIFKTTNFSSPDGVAPKGRMLSRNPSVERTFSLPSNPTTSGSFLLPSYPLATLPVGTLTPNLSRHHADSALSMSNTWPNKRENSPLQREPSPWRDTAGTAKGDVSSRRSPRPLCASLESSSTSSFRRALSNTRATLIISPVVHPGEQDYSNTPGSPQNQPLEKNLDLDSNSINATQELLEYDPLDMQEMLNSLRSLRNSAAKKRAKASLSSPDSAVRVDLGVASPSHTSPVLTSSASESGLSSLSSVANSSFNGTRTSSPGNSASTEMKPRIARVPSAKLRSFVSMEFSSLQVLSQKNELSPEVGVVGQRVTYSNGILKTEEETMEPSPTLVRPAVHESVRPLKPAKGSQSHSSSRNSPGTDMPEGVIGRGMFGTAVSSSHTGVALSLEQGDFAANPPTDSSSGIYSYALYSSHLDSDDSPRRDEVKERAKNSRFSRDKTQLQHLDHLDEQLNQGDQSDKIHHRVRQMLSSSPTVESRKLLIKDLHLNGSTLPSTKTGFVSDESPTSPVSPPGPQSPMKSSTPPHHPSPPTVPPNAKTTSRVRRAPSLSRTRPSLSHSSDELSPATVGHKKNLSEPPELRPFSKPDLALTQSFNLLNSDDWEKKIEGLMFLRSLAHYHSDTLHSRLHDVCLSLIQEVKNLRSGVSRVAVCTLGDLYTHLQRAMDQELEGTVKALLHKAGESNTFIRQDVDAALDCMVQHCNPTRSINALLVGGLGHLNAVVRKCTAQHLANLVDKVGPARLLSGGKDLTDRILPAVTKLAQDSSQEARYFGRRMLLSLSFHPDFDKILEKYIPTKDLQTVRDTVFTLRTKGLGEMPQDTQSARGRRSLPGSGTVRASSLNRETLNQTNRESNSHYSCRSQTQSVADKTEYIRQISGLLGSKDFRERIKGINQLVADCQHNPNVVINSIFPVFDALKARLQESNSKVNLCALESLQKIIHLLKDNLSQVVNILVPAIVDNHLNSKNNAIYSAAIGVINALVSNLDNTILLQPFCTKAQFLNGKAKVDLIEKVADLVTELYPRKPQVVEQKVLPLLWHILGTSSHSGTIYGRDGSIRGATANLCQALYVQMGPSLSECAASQPANVHKGLNEVLRSLS